The following are encoded in a window of Hippoglossus stenolepis isolate QCI-W04-F060 chromosome 10, HSTE1.2, whole genome shotgun sequence genomic DNA:
- the ttc8 gene encoding tetratricopeptide repeat protein 8 isoform X1 — MEVSMDPLFLAWSYSRRRKLQQCSDICTKILQDNPYDQESSLFISEAAWGLKTRALTEMVYIDEVEVDQEGIAEMMLDESSIAQVARPGTSLRLPGTSQGGGPTPAVRPMTHAGRPITGFVRPSTQSGRPGTMEQAIKTPRTASTARPVTSASGRFIRLGTASMLTNPEGPFINLSRLNLAKYSQKPNLSRTLFEYIFHHENDVKNALDLAAQATEHAQFKDWWWKVQLGKCYYRLGLYREAEKQFRSALNHQEVVDTFLYLAKVYQRLDQPITALNLFKQGLDHFPGEVTLLTGIARIHEEMNNISSATEYYKDVLKQDNTHVEAIACIGSNHFYTDQPEIALRFYRRLLQMGVYNCQLYNNLGLCCFYAQQYDMTLSSFERALALVDNDEEQADVWYNIGHVAVGIGDLTLAYQCFKLSLAFNNDHAEAYNNLAVLELRKGRIEQSKAFLQTAASLAPHMYEPHFNLSILSEKIGDLQSSYTAAQKSEDAFPEHVDTQQLLKQLRQHFAVV; from the exons ATGGAGGTGTCGATGGACCCGCTGTTTCTGGCCTGGAGCTATTCCAGGAGGcggaaactccagcagtgttcGGACATCTGTACCAAAATATTACAAGACAACCCATACGACCAG GAGTCATCCTTGTTTATCTCAGAG gctGCCTGGGGCTTGAAAACTCGTGCTCTGACAGAGATGGTATACATAGACGAAGTTGAGGTCGACCAGGAGGGCATTGCTGAGATGATGCTGGATGAGAGCTCAATAGCTCAAGTAGCAC GCCCCGGAACATCACTGAGGCTCCCGGGAACAAGTCAGGGCGGGGGGCCCACACCAGCTGTCAG GCCTATGACACACGCCGGGCGTCCCATCACAGGGTTCGTGAGACCCAGCACACAGTCAGGGCGTCCTGGGACAATGGAGCAGGCCATCAAAACTCCCCGCACTGCGAGCACTGCTCGGCCGGTCACGAGTGCTTCTGGTAGATTCATCCGTCTGGGAACG GCTTCAATGCTGACCAATCCAGAGGGACCATTTATTAACTTGTCAAGACTAAATCTGGCCAAGTATTCCCAAAAGCCCAACTTGTCCAGG ACGCTGTTTGAGTACATCTTCCATCATGAAAACGATGTGAAAAAT GCTCTAGATTTGGCTGCGCAAGCTACTGAACACGCTCAGTTCAAAGACTGGTGGTGGAAAGTTCAGCTGGGAAAATGTTACTACAG GCTTGGTTTATATCGAGAAGCAGAAAAACAGTTTCGATCAGCTCTCAACCACCAAGAGGTGGTGGACACATTTCTCTATCTGGCAAAG gttTACCAGCGCCTTGATCAACCAATAACAGCACTCAACCTTTTCAAGCAAGGCCTGGACCACTTCCCTGGTGAGGTCACCCTTTTAACAGGAATCGCTCGGATTCATGAG GAGATGAACAACATTTCATCAGCCACGGAGTACTACAAAGACGTGCTGAAGCAGGACAACACTCACGTGGAGGCTATAGCGTGTATAGGCAGCAATCACTTCTATACTGATCAGCCAGAGATCGCCCTGCGGTTCTACAG ACGGCTGCTCCAGATGGGGGTGTATAACTGCCAGCTGTACAACAACCTGGGCCTGTGCTGCTTCTACGCGCAGCAGTACGATATGACTCTGTCGTCCTTTGAGAGGGCTTTGGCCCTGGTGGACAATGATGAAGAGCAGGCTGATGTTTGGTACAACATAGGCCATGTGGCCGTG gGCATAGGAGACTTGACACTGGCCTACCAGTGTTTTAAACTGTCTCTGGCTTTTAACAATGACCACGCTGAGGCCTACAACAACTTGGCTGTGCTGGAGCTACGCAAAGGTCGTATTGAGCAG TCTAAAGCCTTCCTACAGACAGCTGCATCCCTGGCCCCTCACATGTACGAGCCACACTTCAATCTCTCCATTCTCTCTGAAAAG atTGGAGACCTTCAGAGCAGCTACACCGCAGCTCAAAAGTCTGAGGATGCTTTTCCTGAGCACGTTGACACTCAGCAGCTTCTCAAGCAACTTCGGCAGCACTTTGCGGTGGTGTGA
- the ttc8 gene encoding tetratricopeptide repeat protein 8 isoform X2 has product MEVSMDPLFLAWSYSRRRKLQQCSDICTKILQDNPYDQAAWGLKTRALTEMVYIDEVEVDQEGIAEMMLDESSIAQVARPGTSLRLPGTSQGGGPTPAVRPMTHAGRPITGFVRPSTQSGRPGTMEQAIKTPRTASTARPVTSASGRFIRLGTASMLTNPEGPFINLSRLNLAKYSQKPNLSRTLFEYIFHHENDVKNALDLAAQATEHAQFKDWWWKVQLGKCYYRLGLYREAEKQFRSALNHQEVVDTFLYLAKVYQRLDQPITALNLFKQGLDHFPGEVTLLTGIARIHEEMNNISSATEYYKDVLKQDNTHVEAIACIGSNHFYTDQPEIALRFYRRLLQMGVYNCQLYNNLGLCCFYAQQYDMTLSSFERALALVDNDEEQADVWYNIGHVAVGIGDLTLAYQCFKLSLAFNNDHAEAYNNLAVLELRKGRIEQSKAFLQTAASLAPHMYEPHFNLSILSEKIGDLQSSYTAAQKSEDAFPEHVDTQQLLKQLRQHFAVV; this is encoded by the exons ATGGAGGTGTCGATGGACCCGCTGTTTCTGGCCTGGAGCTATTCCAGGAGGcggaaactccagcagtgttcGGACATCTGTACCAAAATATTACAAGACAACCCATACGACCAG gctGCCTGGGGCTTGAAAACTCGTGCTCTGACAGAGATGGTATACATAGACGAAGTTGAGGTCGACCAGGAGGGCATTGCTGAGATGATGCTGGATGAGAGCTCAATAGCTCAAGTAGCAC GCCCCGGAACATCACTGAGGCTCCCGGGAACAAGTCAGGGCGGGGGGCCCACACCAGCTGTCAG GCCTATGACACACGCCGGGCGTCCCATCACAGGGTTCGTGAGACCCAGCACACAGTCAGGGCGTCCTGGGACAATGGAGCAGGCCATCAAAACTCCCCGCACTGCGAGCACTGCTCGGCCGGTCACGAGTGCTTCTGGTAGATTCATCCGTCTGGGAACG GCTTCAATGCTGACCAATCCAGAGGGACCATTTATTAACTTGTCAAGACTAAATCTGGCCAAGTATTCCCAAAAGCCCAACTTGTCCAGG ACGCTGTTTGAGTACATCTTCCATCATGAAAACGATGTGAAAAAT GCTCTAGATTTGGCTGCGCAAGCTACTGAACACGCTCAGTTCAAAGACTGGTGGTGGAAAGTTCAGCTGGGAAAATGTTACTACAG GCTTGGTTTATATCGAGAAGCAGAAAAACAGTTTCGATCAGCTCTCAACCACCAAGAGGTGGTGGACACATTTCTCTATCTGGCAAAG gttTACCAGCGCCTTGATCAACCAATAACAGCACTCAACCTTTTCAAGCAAGGCCTGGACCACTTCCCTGGTGAGGTCACCCTTTTAACAGGAATCGCTCGGATTCATGAG GAGATGAACAACATTTCATCAGCCACGGAGTACTACAAAGACGTGCTGAAGCAGGACAACACTCACGTGGAGGCTATAGCGTGTATAGGCAGCAATCACTTCTATACTGATCAGCCAGAGATCGCCCTGCGGTTCTACAG ACGGCTGCTCCAGATGGGGGTGTATAACTGCCAGCTGTACAACAACCTGGGCCTGTGCTGCTTCTACGCGCAGCAGTACGATATGACTCTGTCGTCCTTTGAGAGGGCTTTGGCCCTGGTGGACAATGATGAAGAGCAGGCTGATGTTTGGTACAACATAGGCCATGTGGCCGTG gGCATAGGAGACTTGACACTGGCCTACCAGTGTTTTAAACTGTCTCTGGCTTTTAACAATGACCACGCTGAGGCCTACAACAACTTGGCTGTGCTGGAGCTACGCAAAGGTCGTATTGAGCAG TCTAAAGCCTTCCTACAGACAGCTGCATCCCTGGCCCCTCACATGTACGAGCCACACTTCAATCTCTCCATTCTCTCTGAAAAG atTGGAGACCTTCAGAGCAGCTACACCGCAGCTCAAAAGTCTGAGGATGCTTTTCCTGAGCACGTTGACACTCAGCAGCTTCTCAAGCAACTTCGGCAGCACTTTGCGGTGGTGTGA
- the LOC118116793 gene encoding CD209 antigen-like: MADEGNSSSFVATFDKLICEDDSGTDENPLYSSQDKQQVSMSMPRHESSQNPYRLLTVILAVMAVILLAIDIGLGVYYNQLTGGQQTIKYIHSEVAKLQDGYNAAIQERIDAKKQLDRELGEQQRLKWEIEHQTKRSKDYEKQIHRIQDEVSELKSIIPLLSMGCRHCNPGWTFLHLRCYYITFYDLHRKRSWNDARQFCKKLGGDLAVIDTPEKTVSITKLINSHHDPARSIYQGAYWIGLSDVDQEDIWKWPDGRRLAESYWNDGEPNDHDDEDCGATYPRDNPFKAWNDAPCNMYMKWICEMEPHDMS, from the exons ATGGCGGACGAAGGAAATTCAAGCTCTTTTGTTGCCACATTTGACAAACTGATTTGTGAAGATGACTCCGGCACAGATGAGAACCCTCTCTACTCAAGCCAAGACAAACAGCAAG TGTCCATGTCCATGCCGAGGCATGAATCCAGTCAGAATCCTTACAGGCTGCTCACAGTGATCCTGGCAGTGATGGCTGTCATTCTCCTGGCCATTGACATTGGCCTGGGAGTCTATT ACAACCAACTCACTGGTGGGcagcaaacaataaaatacatccaCAGTGAAGTGGCCAAACTGCAGGATGGTTACAATGCTGCGATCCAAGAAAGGATCGATGCCAAGAAGCAGCTGGACAGAGAACTCGGTGAGCAGCAGCGACTCAAGTGGGAGATTGAACATCAGACCAAAAGATCCAAAGACTACGAGAAGCAGATTCACAGAATTCAAGATGAAGTCTCAGAGTTGAAATCCATCATACCCCTACTCA GCATGGGTTGCAGACACTGTAACCCGGGATGGACGTTCCTGCACCTTAGGTGTTACTACATTACTTTCTATGACCTCCATAGAAAAAGATCGTGGAATGACGCCAGACAGTTCTGCAAGAAGTTGGGAGGCGACTTGGCAGTGATAGACACCCCAGAAAAAACC GTGTCTATAACTAAATTGATAAATAGTCATCATGATCCCGCGAGATCAATATACCAGGGTGCCTACTGGATCGGACTGAGCGATGTGGATCAGGAAGACATTTGGAAATGGCCAGATGGAAGAAGACTGGCTGAGTC ATACTGGAACGACGGCGAGCCCAACGATCATGACGATGAGGATTGTGGAGCTACGTATCCCAGGGACAACCCCTTTAAGGCCTGGAACGACGCTCCATGCAATATGTACATGAAATGGATTTGTGAAATGGAACCACATGACATGAGTTAA